ATATTGTTATAAGCGCCATTTTCCTCAGGATATTTCCTGATATTTTCAAACATAAGTGAATCGCCGCGCTTGAAATCATCCGCCGCCGTATATATATCCGCATAAATTTGGTCAAGATTCGGAAGCGAAGAATTGGCTTGCTTTACTACATCAAGCGCATCAATGGCTTTTTTTATACGATCGGCCTTTTCTTGTGCCGTCAAGAAGTTTACATTAATTTCTGTCTGATAAAGACCTGCTACGCTTAGATAGTTTCCTATATTTTCAGGTTCATATCGTAAAGCAAAATTCAATTGTTCATGAGCTTTTTCAAAATCACCCGTTTCAGCCAATATACTGGCATAAAACGTTCGAGGTTGACTTATAAGTGGATTGATACGAATGGCCTGCTTGAGCTCATTCATAGCCTCGTCATATTTTTTTTGCGAAAACAAAGCGCTGGCTGAATATAGGTAATTTGTGATATTGGATTCATCAATCTGTTTGGCGCGCCGCGTTATTTGCAAAACCTTATCATAATCATATTGGGACAACAATAACCCAGCGCGTCTTAAAATCAAGTCAATACTATTAGGCCGCATCTGAAGAAGCGTATCCATAATGACCGATGCTTTGTCAAACTCATCCTTCTGAAGATGCAAAAGCATCATTCCTTCCATCGCGCCTTCATAGTTGGGCTTTAGACGCAAGGATTCGCGATAAAGTTGTATTGCTTTATCAAAATTTCGAACTCCGGAAGCTTTATCACCTTCCCATTTTTTTTCAACGGCCTGATACGAATTAAGCGGCTCCTCAGTCACAACTACCGGCGTTTCCAGGGGTAAGACGATCGCGCATTCATTGCCGGACTGTTGCCACTCTCTTAAAAAATCATCGTACGGAATGGCGTGATTATTAGCTACCGTAGGATCATGCATAATGATCTGATGCTTTGTTTCATCATATCCGATAACAACGACAACATGTCCAAAACCAAAAGGACTTAAAAATACTAATACGGGTATTCCCTGATCAATGCGCCGCTTGAGGTCATCTAAAGTACCGACATAACCAAATGATTTATATTTTCCTAAGCTTCTGGGATAATGAATGATATCATTAGACTGTGCTCCCGCATAGTCACTTTTGATTTTTTCATAGATCTCGTCTTGGTCAATGGATTGTTTATAATACGACAAAACCATCGAAAGAGATGCGGCAGCGCATTGTGGACCGTGCTGTCGGACGTAGGGTATATTTTCAAGTACAACTTTTTTTGGTTTTTCGAGGTTTTCAATCGTCGTATGAATTAAATCAACAGCATATGAAGCGTCTTGCTGAGTCAATTTAGCCGTTGCGTCACGAAATTCTTTGGTCACAAAGACATTTTTAAGTTTGCGAATCAGGCGTTTTTGTATGTCAAATTCGAACTCCGATTCACCTTTATTTTGAATCGTAACATATCCTGTTTCACCATACCGAGCCGCATCATAACTTCCAAGAACACCGTAATACTTTTTCCCGTAAGCAATCTGACTGTTGATGTCATCCAATTCGGTAACGGCATCAAGATTGCCGAGCTTAAAGATATTCTGACCGGAACGCCATATTTCACCTTCCGAAATCACACGGCGTGTAAAATTACCGTGTAAATCCTCCATAACGGCTATGACTAATCTCGATAAACCCACAGGATCTTCTTCCATCAATCCATATATATTTGTCACTCCGTAGATATCGGAAATTCTGAGATAAAACCTTTGCCCCTGAATTGCTTTTTCTTTTGCCGCAATCGCATAACCATTGATTTCAAGAATATCTAATGCAAATTCAGCGACACCATAAGGGGTAATGTCTAGTACTTGCTCTTGGAACGTGATAATTATTTCACGAGATAGATCACCATTGGCATCCGCACCTAATAATGCATCATTTTTGGATTTTATTTTTAATCGGTAAGTATTGGTTTGTCCGATACGTAAGGAGTCGTCAAAGTAAAAACGCGAGGGACCGATGGACTGAGAAAATTGACCTATACCGGCTTGCTGTAGATCGTTTTCGTCCGGTACAAAATATTCAGGTACTCGACGCGACAAAGTTTCATAGATTGAAACAGCATTTTCATAATCGGATTTATCGGCATACACTTTTGAAAGATAATACAGCGCATCCCCGTCCGCCGTGTCTATCCGCAAACACTGCAGAAATTGTTGAATACTTTTATCGTGCCAATCCAACCGTGAGTAAACCAAAGCCAGATTATAATGAAAATTCTTTTTTAATTTATCGGTATATGCTAGCTGCAATCCGCGAAGTAATGTTGGCTCCGCCGCTTTATATTGCCCGTTCCGATATTGGATCAATCCTAATTGTAGATATGCTTCCGGATACAATGAATCGGCAGCAATCGCTAAACGGAGATAATATGATGTACTGTCAAAGCCGCTTGTGTGTGCTAAGGCTTTTTCGAAATAGAAATATGCTTGTTGGCTGATCTTGCCTTCATTGATACGTCGAATGGTCTCAAGAGAACTTTTTACTGAGGGTTGGTCAGATTTTATAGAAAGCGATTTTTCGTAATAAGCCTGTGCCTCTTTCAACTGGTTTTTTTTGAACAAAAGGAAACCCATATTTGCAAAATCATCCGAATCCGCCATGTTATTTTTGGTCAGCCACTCATAATTAGTAAACGCTTCGTCATACTCTTCCATAACATACAAAAGCCGAGCCGCTAAGTGGCGTGATAAGAAGAAATCCGGTTCAATTTCCAATGATTTTGTTAGCGATTGTTTTGCTAAACCATAGCCTTCCTGACGGTCCATATGTCCGTTTTGTACCGATTCGAACGCAATCATGGCTTTCAGAAACAAATTGAGTGCTTCTTCTTTGAATGTGCCAGAAATAATAAGTCTTACAGCCTGAGCCAAGTGCGGAGGATATTTGTCATTGATCCCCTCGCGAATGACTTGTTCTAGATTTGGCAAAGCATCATTCCACAAACCAACATGAAGTTGACACAAGGCATATTCATATCGCATATCGGTCGTAACAAGCAGCTTTTCGCGCAACATCCGATCATAAATCGGGATCGCCATCGCAAAATCACCCTGATCGTAATAATATTGCGCTAGGGAACTCCAAGCATAAGCATTGGCTGAATCCATTTTGGTAAGACGCAAAAGGTCACTTTCTATACCCGGTTTATTTAGTGCGCGTGCCGCATCAGCCAAAAAAGATAGGCCTTGTGCATCCGAAGGATAGTTCTCATTGTAGTACTTTGCTAATTCATAACTTTCTTCAAAGCGATTAAGATTGTACAAAGTACGCGCATACGGAAGCGCAACGCGACCCGGTTCACTACGCAACGCTAGTGCTTTTTCGAAATACAATGCCGCTTTTCGATAACTTCCCTGCTTTTCATACAAAGAAGCAATAGTCACGTAGGCTTCATAAAAAGCCGCATCTTCACGAATCGCGTTTTTATAATTTTCCAGAGCGGCATGTATCGCATCAGGATTTTTCTTTTCTAATTTCAAGCCTTCAAGATAATATTGCCGTGCTTTGTCGTTTTGTGTGGAAAGCTGAACCTGAGAGCAGCTCCAAATAACGATAAGTGATAAAAAAGGAATTCTGATTAATTTCATGCGTATGGCCGATAGTTAGGTAAGAAATTATTCCGCACTTCGATATTAGTTACCGAAATGTAAAAATTCAAATAGAATCGTGTCTATTTTATTATTGGATTTTGAAAAGTATAGACTGCTCGACGATAGTGTCACCAGCGTCAGATTCAATTTTTTGGAAATAAATTTGTTTTAACATGTTAGTAAGGCATTCGATAAAAGCTTGATTTTTGGTACCCGAAAAAACGGTTGTGATGTCGCCAATTGAACCGTCGGTCTTGATTACAAAGCGGAAACGGACTTTGAAGGAAGTTGCGGTTTTATTGTCAAAATTTTGACTATAACACAGACTATAGTAATTTATTTTTTGCTGAATTTTTTCGCTGATCTCGCTTTCCGAACGATTTTTACTGTACACGGCCGGAGCTAAACAAAACACCTGCAATCCCCCTGAATGGGCATAAGCATTAAATTCACAACAAAAACCAAATATTAATATCAAAAATACTCGATACATAGACTAAATATCTCTTTCATTAAAAACTATCGCCGTAAAGGACTTTATAACCGTTGTTTTTTCTCTCCATGCATGTTTGCTTAGACCGGCTTTGTGGCATGTTTGTTCGATAAACGTTATACGATCCCATTGATATTCAGTTGCAACCTGAGGCAAAAGCAATCCGTGATAGAAACCGCTTTCGATCATAAGTCCGTGCGTTCCGACCATAATATCATTGATATTTTCAACACGAGAAAATGTTGATAAAACAGATATTTCTAACTCGATTTCATTTAACTCGTCCGGTTGAAGCGGTCCAAAGCGATCATCATTTAAGGCCGCCGACCGCGCAGCCATAATTACTGTTTTATACAGCGGTTCCCTCGCTTCAATATACCCAATGCACCCGCGTAAATGCCCGCGTTTCTCTATCGTTACAAATGCACCGGCTTTCTCTTTTAATGCCGGGAAAGTCGCGACTTCTTTTTCATAATCTGGTACTTTTGTACGCTTTACGGCGGCATTTATCGTCGTGCGGGCTATATGAATGAGATTTTTTTTGGTTTCTTTATCGAGATTCATAACCTCCTCCCGATGTACGAATATAGAGCTCTGCGAACAGCATCTGTAGGCATGTCTACATTAGTCCATAGCTTAAATGATTGAGCGGCCTGAAACAAAAGCATTTCCAAACCATCGCTTATAATCCATTGGTGTTTTTTGGCCATAGATAAAAATGGCGTATCATTGATGGAATAAGCGATATCAATAGCTGTACCCGTAGATCTTTTAAATAATTGTTCGTCAAAATGCTCAGACTGCGTCGGTATCGTATTAACGACTAACGAAAACTGAATTGTTTTCATATCTGAAGCCGTCACTAATTTAAACAAATTCTTTTTTACAAACATGTTATTAAAATGTTCGACAAGTTTGTTGGCTTTTTCTGCAGTACGATTAGATATAAATATCGCTGATTCCGGAAAAAGGTTACCCAAAGCATAGGCAACTGCGCGCGCACCACCGCCTGCACCTAAAATGAGAATATTATTATTTATCTGGTCTATATTGCATGTTTGTAATGCTTGGGAAAATCCATAGGCATCCGTGTTATAGCCTCTGATCAAGTTCTCTGAAAAAACAATCGTATTGACTGCTCCGATGGATCGGGCTTCGTCCGACACCGTATCGCATAGATATAAAGCTGTTTCTTTGTGCGGAATGGTAATATTAAGGCCTTTGATGCCTAATGCTTGAGCGCCACGGAGAGCTGTTTCAAATTTTTCAGGAAAAACGTTCCATGGAACGTAGCACGACGTGATTTTTAAATGCTGAAAAGCCGTATTGTGAATAATCGGCGATAAAGAATGGCTGACCGGATACCCCATAATGCCATAAAGGGTCGTTGTACCTGTAATCCAATCATTAATCACGGGTAGAAATCATATATTCAGGGGATAAAAAAACGCTATCCGACATAACTTCGTATGTTCGAATGTTGTCGGTGAGAATTTTTCTTTTTCCGTCGCCGCTTGTTTTGGTAGTAGAAAAAGAAATCCCGTTTACGGAAACCCAATCCTGCCATAGGTAGTGTCCTTTTTCTGCATCCGGGCCCTGGAGTAAAAACTTCCAACTTTCCATTCGGCTCGTAACGGGATCAATCATAACCCAATACTGATCACCAGGCGTTAAACCAACCTGTGCAAAAGACAAATGCAGCGTCTGTAATGTTTTGCCAGTTATTGAATCCTTTTGAGTGCCGTCGTAACGCAAACGGACACCATCATCGCGCCACTTCCAGGGCATGATCAGCCAATACGTGTCATTGATATAACGTCCATACCCATAATCCAGTTGCTTTTTCAAAGCATCCCCGCTTTGGATTTGACCGTTTACCCATGCCGCCCCTTTTTTTTCATTTAAGTCAGAAAATACTACTGAATAAACTTCACCCGCTCGGTTTTTACCTTCGACACGATACCGATTGCGGTGTTTATCCCATACATGACGGTGTTTTGAAACTTCCTTACCGTTTGAAACAACCGAAAAATCAAAAGAAATATATCGCGTCTCATCGAACCGTTGTTTCCCGCCTAGCGCATCCCATACTTTCTTAGTCCACAGGGCACTGGCAGAATCTGCTTCTCCTTGCAAATCAGATTCACTCATCACCGCGTTAGAAATGGCTTCCGGAAGAGTTGGTGTCTTAGGTTTACAACCAATAAGAAAACCTAAAATTAAAATAAGACGATATTTCATTATTGTTTCTTACTGACTTTTTCAGCTTGTTTTTTTATGTATTCTTCATTGACAATTTTACCGCCTACCCGATACGCGCCGAGATAACTTTCATCATACATGATAAAATATCGGTTATCTTTCAATTGAAACACCTGAACTTGAAGTATTTTTTCATCAGCACCGGTAGACAGATCGTCAAAAATACCATACGCAACCAGCTCAGCGGGCGTTGCTTCTGTACCTATTTCTGTGTGAATAGAATACGGTTTGATTTCGGCATTAAATACATATTCTTCGTTTTCTGCCAGTGAAGAACCAAGGAAACCACCACCTACGGCTCCTCCGATAATCATAAGCATAGGTAAAGGGCCAGCTAATGTTTTAACTCCTTTGGCTTCTGAAACTTTCGGACCTATAATCAAACCGGCACCTGCTCCCACTAAAAGACCGGCTCCGCCGCCGATGAGCATGTTTGATTTTTGTGACATAGCGCTTCGAACTTCTAACTTAGATATCGCATCAAGCGGAATTTCGCTTCGAAGTGTTGACTGTTGTACAATCAAAACGTCTTTATTTAAACCGACGATTTTGCATTCAAAGTCTATACCAGCAATATGTACTGAAGCGGAACGACCGGAAAGACCGGATTGTTTATTTTGCAGGTCGCTGTGCTGATACATCTTGGAGCCTGCGCTACAGCCGATAACCAACGAGAGCGATAAAGTCGTTAAACAAGTAATAAGACCTCTCAACATTTTGATTCTCCAGATATGTGTTTTTATTATTAATGACCTAAAAATCTTTCAGCATCGATGGCGGCCATACATCCGGAACCGGCAGCTGTGATTGCTTGACGATACGTTTGATCCTGAACATCGCCACAAGCAAAAACACCTTCAATATTTGTTTTTGAAGACTTACCTTGCGTGATCAGATAGCCGCTTTCATCCATATCAAGAATGCCCTTGAATAAATGCGTATTGGGCTGATGACCAATCGCTAAAAACAAACCTTGCGAAGATACCTCGGAAAGCGCTCCGTTGACCGTGTTCCGAAGCTTAAGGCCTTGAATCTGAGTGTTTTCATCACCTAAAATATCCACAACTTCGTTATCCCAGATAAAATTTACTTTTTCATTTTTTTGAACGCGCTCCTGCATGATTTTGGATGCTCGGAGCGTATTTCTGCGATGGATGATCGTTACCGATGCTGCAAATTTGGTCAAATATCCTGCTTCCTCCATAGCCGTATCGCCGCCACCGACGACATGGATATGTTTGCCTTTGAAAAAGAATCCGTCACATGTCGCACAAGCTGACACACCATGCCCTATCATTATTTTTTCCTTGGGAAATCCCAGCAATTTGGCGGATGCTCCCGTAGCAATTATCACGGCTTTTGCTAAATGCACCTCACCACTATCGTCAGTAAGCTTAAAAGGCCTTTGAGAAAAATCGACTTTATCAATGCTCCGAAAAACACACTCCGTACCAAAACGCTTGGCCTGTTCACGCAGCATCTCCATCATTTCAGGTCCCATAACACCTTTTGGGAAACCAGGATAATTTTCAACTTCCGTTGTTATGGTCAATTGCCCGCCAGGTTGATGCCCTTCAAAAATTACCGGATTTAGGTTGGCTCGAGACGCATATATAGCCGCCGTGAAACCTGCCGGACCGGAGCCTATGATAACTACGTTTTTAACTTCCGCACTCAAGGTTATACTCCATATTTATAAATTGGTCAATGAAAGTTTTCTAAGTTTTTGTAATTGGCTCCACTGTATGGGTAATTGGACAAGTAACGAGACACTAAATCCGACTAACGGCAACCACGGCCATATCAATTCCGGCTCGGTCAGCCTGCATAATAACATAGCTAGAGGGAAGAAAATTCCTCCGGCAATACTACTTAAGACTATTCTTTCCGTATAAGCCTCAAGCATGAAAGGCGTTTTGTGATTTGTGCCTTTGAGTTTCCACCATAACATTTCGACAAACCAAGCACTAAAATAGATCGAAGCCGATACTCCGAATAGGCGAAACCAATAGAAGAAATCATTATTGGGATGTACTACATAATCATAAAGCCAAACAATCAAAGCGCTTACATTAGAATATGTAAAGTTTCGCATGAAGCCATTGCGGAACGAATCGAAATCCGTGTTCAGATAAATGTCTTTGAGGCGATCTTGATCACGTAGCTGCATGGAAGTAATAGTATGAATTTTTTTTGGTAGGCGCAATGTTCAAAAAGGAATACAAATAAATAATAAAATAAACTGCCCCAAAAATTTCAACCAAGCTTAAGATGCCTCATTTTATACCACAAACAATAGCCGAATTCTCATCATTGATTGCAATCCTTAAGATAGTAGCTAAAGGTGACGAACCTTTGGGGCAGCATTAAAAACTCAGTAAATCAAATTATTCCCATGCCAGCGAAATGGATGCTGCGAAGTTACGCGGCAGACCCGGTTCTAAATACATAGGCTTTTTATTAACGCTATTCAAATCGGGATTGATAAATGTCGAACCTGCGTATTTCTTATCCATAAGGTTATTGACGGAAATGAAGCCTCGGATTGTGTAATGCTCGCTCAATCGTATCGGTTCACCTATACCTATGGAAGCGTTAAAAACCGTATAAGCAGGAACTTTGATTGTGTTGGCATCATCCGTATAGTACGATCCGATACCCTGAACCGTCAATTCAGCAAAAATCCACTTCATGAAATCCGGAGTCCATCTGCCCGATACCGAGTAATAAAAATCCGGAACTCCGGCCTGTTTATTATCGCTGTAATCGGTGAATTTCCCGGTACTGGCGGCATTTATGAGCGACGAGTCAATACGATATTTTTCATATGTGTTTTTGGAAATCGTAGCGCTCGTTTTTAGTGAAAATCCTTTTGCAAAATCTGTTTTTTCACTTATTTCTAAGCCAATACGTTGTGTTTTCCCTGCGGTCATATAAAAACGCCCGCTTCGATACGGAATCACATCGTTAGTAACCTGTATCCAAAATAAAGCCGCGTCATAAGTTATACCTTTAAGAAATCCTTCTTTTGCGATCACTTTCTTAGTACCTATTTCCGCCGTGACAGATGTAATAGGTTTTAACAATGGATTAAATGATTTATAAGAATTGACCGTATCTGCAGGATCCGTTTCATTGCCGGCTGGAACTTCGACACCTCCCCCAATATTGGCGTACATACTATGAACGGGCGTGATGCGGTATGTTATGCCGGCTTTAGGTGTCCAATGTGTAAAAGATTTTTTCTGTTTTCCTATTGATGCATCTAAGAAATTTTGATTATAGTACGTAACATCATCATACCTTAAACCGGTAAGCAGCGTCCATTTCTCGTCAAATTGAATCTCATGTTGGATAAAATAGCCAAGACTGCGTGCGCCTTCCTTTTTATTTTGAAATTTGCTGGTGTCTTTAGCGGGAATATCGCGTCTGCCGTTAGTTAACGGATAAAACAAAAT
This is a stretch of genomic DNA from bacterium. It encodes these proteins:
- a CDS encoding tetratricopeptide repeat protein, which codes for MKLIRIPFLSLIVIWSCSQVQLSTQNDKARQYYLEGLKLEKKNPDAIHAALENYKNAIREDAAFYEAYVTIASLYEKQGSYRKAALYFEKALALRSEPGRVALPYARTLYNLNRFEESYELAKYYNENYPSDAQGLSFLADAARALNKPGIESDLLRLTKMDSANAYAWSSLAQYYYDQGDFAMAIPIYDRMLREKLLVTTDMRYEYALCQLHVGLWNDALPNLEQVIREGINDKYPPHLAQAVRLIISGTFKEEALNLFLKAMIAFESVQNGHMDRQEGYGLAKQSLTKSLEIEPDFFLSRHLAARLLYVMEEYDEAFTNYEWLTKNNMADSDDFANMGFLLFKKNQLKEAQAYYEKSLSIKSDQPSVKSSLETIRRINEGKISQQAYFYFEKALAHTSGFDSTSYYLRLAIAADSLYPEAYLQLGLIQYRNGQYKAAEPTLLRGLQLAYTDKLKKNFHYNLALVYSRLDWHDKSIQQFLQCLRIDTADGDALYYLSKVYADKSDYENAVSIYETLSRRVPEYFVPDENDLQQAGIGQFSQSIGPSRFYFDDSLRIGQTNTYRLKIKSKNDALLGADANGDLSREIIITFQEQVLDITPYGVAEFALDILEINGYAIAAKEKAIQGQRFYLRISDIYGVTNIYGLMEEDPVGLSRLVIAVMEDLHGNFTRRVISEGEIWRSGQNIFKLGNLDAVTELDDINSQIAYGKKYYGVLGSYDAARYGETGYVTIQNKGESEFEFDIQKRLIRKLKNVFVTKEFRDATAKLTQQDASYAVDLIHTTIENLEKPKKVVLENIPYVRQHGPQCAAASLSMVLSYYKQSIDQDEIYEKIKSDYAGAQSNDIIHYPRSLGKYKSFGYVGTLDDLKRRIDQGIPVLVFLSPFGFGHVVVVIGYDETKHQIIMHDPTVANNHAIPYDDFLREWQQSGNECAIVLPLETPVVVTEEPLNSYQAVEKKWEGDKASGVRNFDKAIQLYRESLRLKPNYEGAMEGMMLLHLQKDEFDKASVIMDTLLQMRPNSIDLILRRAGLLLSQYDYDKVLQITRRAKQIDESNITNYLYSASALFSQKKYDEAMNELKQAIRINPLISQPRTFYASILAETGDFEKAHEQLNFALRYEPENIGNYLSVAGLYQTEINVNFLTAQEKADRIKKAIDALDVVKQANSSLPNLDQIYADIYTAADDFKRGDSLMFENIRKYPEENGAYNNIAWRYAVSGIKLDAAEKYSQKSIELSQRNPYYFDTMGWIHLKMAVQVRKIYPDSAESLMKKAESEFLATIEYDMYSDFAYRHLGVLYAVWGKLTQATAEFEKVAAMMPDKARIYAEIGQDCEELGLYEISMNYYRKAIDIRPNFAYAKYRMAYILAIKMNDYTKAESYILEALQVDSVNFLYTGMQGIIAFLKQDNHAAIRILDKVCFIQSTFTDEEAAINNYYFGMALLKTNQITQAKTQFMEYLRRSPDGEYSEIVKKRIK
- a CDS encoding AgmX/PglI C-terminal domain-containing protein, with the protein product MYRVFLILIFGFCCEFNAYAHSGGLQVFCLAPAVYSKNRSESEISEKIQQKINYYSLCYSQNFDNKTATSFKVRFRFVIKTDGSIGDITTVFSGTKNQAFIECLTNMLKQIYFQKIESDAGDTIVEQSILFKIQ
- the amrA gene encoding AmmeMemoRadiSam system protein A, translating into MNLDKETKKNLIHIARTTINAAVKRTKVPDYEKEVATFPALKEKAGAFVTIEKRGHLRGCIGYIEAREPLYKTVIMAARSAALNDDRFGPLQPDELNEIELEISVLSTFSRVENINDIMVGTHGLMIESGFYHGLLLPQVATEYQWDRITFIEQTCHKAGLSKHAWREKTTVIKSFTAIVFNERDI
- the aroE gene encoding shikimate dehydrogenase, coding for MINDWITGTTTLYGIMGYPVSHSLSPIIHNTAFQHLKITSCYVPWNVFPEKFETALRGAQALGIKGLNITIPHKETALYLCDTVSDEARSIGAVNTIVFSENLIRGYNTDAYGFSQALQTCNIDQINNNILILGAGGGARAVAYALGNLFPESAIFISNRTAEKANKLVEHFNNMFVKKNLFKLVTASDMKTIQFSLVVNTIPTQSEHFDEQLFKRSTGTAIDIAYSINDTPFLSMAKKHQWIISDGLEMLLFQAAQSFKLWTNVDMPTDAVRRALYSYIGRRL
- the trxB gene encoding thioredoxin-disulfide reductase, yielding MTLSAEVKNVVIIGSGPAGFTAAIYASRANLNPVIFEGHQPGGQLTITTEVENYPGFPKGVMGPEMMEMLREQAKRFGTECVFRSIDKVDFSQRPFKLTDDSGEVHLAKAVIIATGASAKLLGFPKEKIMIGHGVSACATCDGFFFKGKHIHVVGGGDTAMEEAGYLTKFAASVTIIHRRNTLRASKIMQERVQKNEKVNFIWDNEVVDILGDENTQIQGLKLRNTVNGALSEVSSQGLFLAIGHQPNTHLFKGILDMDESGYLITQGKSSKTNIEGVFACGDVQDQTYRQAITAAGSGCMAAIDAERFLGH
- a CDS encoding TonB-dependent receptor, producing MKNSLLCAVVIAHFFPFLLIGQNKDSTRIYNLEGTTITSTRVPESIIEVPLAVSVIDRKEFDTKRGFGMNDAMIHIPGVLAQSRSGGTDLRISIRGFGTRGAGDRSNAGTSRGIRVLLNGLPLTEPDGRTALDLIDMNMVDRMEVVRSNASSVWGNAGGGIVDISTLPSNSGRFAVMQAKTGSFGLKEWHARTGTTIGSTQFYAGYTQNSYDGWRANSQAERRILTMGLQSSVTEQTTFTALLVGGHNQFSIPGPLTKQQYDSLPTQANPAYKTQRERRNNKILYMGLSLQHNINDENQISGMAFVNPKVLHRSERNTYRDFTRYHIGGNTMYRHNHEWGTLKTITLVGGDLAYQDGAILFYPLTNGRRDIPAKDTSKFQNKKEGARSLGYFIQHEIQFDEKWTLLTGLRYDDVTYYNQNFLDASIGKQKKSFTHWTPKAGITYRITPVHSMYANIGGGVEVPAGNETDPADTVNSYKSFNPLLKPITSVTAEIGTKKVIAKEGFLKGITYDAALFWIQVTNDVIPYRSGRFYMTAGKTQRIGLEISEKTDFAKGFSLKTSATISKNTYEKYRIDSSLINAASTGKFTDYSDNKQAGVPDFYYSVSGRWTPDFMKWIFAELTVQGIGSYYTDDANTIKVPAYTVFNASIGIGEPIRLSEHYTIRGFISVNNLMDKKYAGSTFINPDLNSVNKKPMYLEPGLPRNFAASISLAWE